The window GACCACCGAGGCGAACGCCTGGAGCTCATCGAGCGTGACTTTCATTATTGATCTGAAATCAAAATAATTTCGTTTATAGACCGGTTTTTCCGCAAAAGTAAAGTGGGCAAACTGCGCTCCAGCCCAATCGGGCCGTCGGTTCCATCGGTTCCATCGGTTCCATCGGTTCCATCGGTTCCATCGGTTCCATCGGTTCCACCGATCCGGCTCCGCCGATTTCCAGCAGGAGAGCACCCCTATGCACGCACCGAACTCTCATCCGCCGTTCGCCGGCAAGTCCTTCGAAGTCCGCTACCCGGGACTCACCGCGATCAACGCGTACGCCGGCGATGGCGTCCACATGCGCTACGAAATCACCGAAGGCGCGTTCGCGGGGGCGGCAGGCGAGGTCGCCTACACATGGAAGCATGTCGCCGGGGAGCTCTACGCGATCTCGTGGCAGGAAGCCGATCGCGCCACGGTGGTCCATCTCGACGACTTCACCGCCGGCATCTCGCGCTCGTTCTTCACCGCCGCGTCGCTCGAGTTCCATCGCCTGGAAGGCAGCCTGCGGGCGCTTTGAACCGATGCCGGCCATGTCCACCCCCCTCGCAACGCTGAGGCGCGGCGGCCTCAGCATCGGCGTCGAGCTGCCGCTCGACAACGACTGGTCGCCAGCCGGCGACGCCGAGCGCCAGCGCGACGGACGCCGCCCCGGCGTGCCCGACCTCGAACACCATGCGGTACTCGCGCGGCTCACTGACACACTGGGCTTTCGCGCGCTCTGGGTACGCGACGTGCCGGTGTACGACCCTTCGTTCGGCGACGCGGCGCAGGTGTTCGAGACATTTTCCTATCTCGGCTACCTGGCCGGTGTCACGCGAGACATCCTGCTCGGCACCGCGGCGGTCGTGCTGCCGCTGCGCGAACCGCTGCTGACGCTGAAATCGGCGGCGACCATACAGGAGTTGAGCGGCGGCCGCCTGCTGCTTGGCGTCGCCAGCGGCGACCGGCCGGTCGAGTATCCGCTGTTCGGGCGTGACTTCGAGTCGCGCGGGGCGAGTTTCCGCGAACAGGTGGCGCTGCTGCGCGACGGCGCGCGCGGCCATTTGCCGGCCGGCCTCGACGTGCTCCCGGCCGCGCGCACGCCGACACCGTTGTTCGTCGCGGGCCTCGCGCAACAGACGCCCGCCTGGATCGGCGCGCACATGGACGGCTGCCTCGCCTATCCGGGCACGCCCGACGATCACGCGCGGCGCGCCGGCGCGTGGCGCGCGGTCGCTGGCGACAAGCCCTACGTGACCTTCTTTCATCTCGACCTCGCCGCCGATCCGCACGAACCGTTGCAGCGCCACCGCTTCGGCGCACGCACGGGACGTCACGCGCTGATCGCGGAACTGGCGGCCCTGCGCGCCGCCGGCGTGGCGCACATCGGCCTGCATTTCCGCCGCAACCGACGCCCGCTCGATGAGACGCTGGCCGAGATCGCCAGTGAAGTCCTTCCGCATTTCCATCGAGGCGAGGCCGCGGCCACGATCGCGCCCGACGCGGAAACCGCCGCGTGAATCCGACCATCCCGCCGAGGCGGCTCGCCCGCGTCGTGCCTGGGCCTGGCCGTCGCTGCCGGCGCGCCTCCAGATCGCCATGAAGCGCCAGGGACCGGGGACCACAGCCACGGCGGCAACTGCGCTCGCAGAGTCCGCCAACTCTTGATTTCAGTTCAATTGTCATTCGCCATTAGCGACGTTTATCGCAATGGTTCGGCAGCGCAGAATGCGGCTGTCGAACTTTGCCTCCTCCCTGATCGGAGCACACCATGAACAAGATTCCTCCCTTCGGCCTCGGCACCTTCCGCCTGCAGGGCCAGGTTGTCATCGACTCGGTCCGCAACGGCCTGGAACTCGGCTACCGCGCGATCGACACCGCGCAGATCTACGGCAACGAAGCCGAAGTGGGCGAAGCGATCGCCGCTTCCGGCGTGCGCCGCGAAGACCTTTTCCTGACGACCAAGATCTGGGTCGAAAACTATGCGCCCGACAAGCTCGTGCCGAGCCTGCGGGAGAGCCTGGCGAAGCTGCGCACTGACCATGTCGACCTGACGCTGATCCACTGGCCGGCACCGGGCAACGGCGTGCCGCTCGACACCTTCATGGGCGCGCTGGCCGAGGCCAGGGCGCAGGGCCTGACGCGCCGGATCGGCATCTCGAACTTCAACATCGAGCTGGCGCGGCAGGCGATCGCGGCAGTCGGCAGGGACGCCATCGCGACCAACCAGATCGAGCTGAGCCCCTACCTGCAGAACCGCAAGCTGGTCGGATTCCTGCAAGGCGAGGGCATCCACGTGACTTCCTACATGACGCTCGCCTACGGCAAGGTGCTCGGCGATCCGGTGATCGGCGCCATCGCGCAGCGGCACCAGGCCACGCCGGCCCAGGTCGTGCTCGCCTGGGCGCTGCGGCTCGGCTACTCGGTGATCCCGTCGTCCACCCGTCGCGAGCATCTCGCCAGCAACCTGCTCGCGCAGTCGCTGTGCCTGAGCGACGACGACATGGCGCACATCGCCGCGCTCGAACGCAACGGCCGCGAAGTCGACCCGGACGGCCTGGCGCCGCAATGGGACTGACGCCGGCGCGCCCTTATTGCAACCGTACGCAACCGTACTCAACCGTGCGCGGCCCGCCGGCCGCGCCACCGAAAGGATACCCACCATGATGACCCAGGACCCTCTGTTCGAACCGCTGCGGCTGGGCGCGCTGACGCTGCCGAACCGCATCGTGATGCCGCCGATGACGCGTTCGCGCGCCAGCCAGCCGGGCGACGTCGCCAATGACCTGATGGCCACCTACTACGCGCAGCGCGCCAGCGCCGGCCTCATCGTCAGCGAAGGCACTTATATCGCGCCGCTCGGCAAGGGCTACGCCTGGACGCCGGGCATCCATACCGCCGCGCAGGTTGCCGGCTGGCGCAAGGTGACCGACGCCGTGCACGCTGCCGGCG of the Cupriavidus malaysiensis genome contains:
- the dkgB gene encoding 2,5-didehydrogluconate reductase DkgB, translating into MNKIPPFGLGTFRLQGQVVIDSVRNGLELGYRAIDTAQIYGNEAEVGEAIAASGVRREDLFLTTKIWVENYAPDKLVPSLRESLAKLRTDHVDLTLIHWPAPGNGVPLDTFMGALAEARAQGLTRRIGISNFNIELARQAIAAVGRDAIATNQIELSPYLQNRKLVGFLQGEGIHVTSYMTLAYGKVLGDPVIGAIAQRHQATPAQVVLAWALRLGYSVIPSSTRREHLASNLLAQSLCLSDDDMAHIAALERNGREVDPDGLAPQWD
- a CDS encoding MoaF-related domain-containing protein translates to MHAPNSHPPFAGKSFEVRYPGLTAINAYAGDGVHMRYEITEGAFAGAAGEVAYTWKHVAGELYAISWQEADRATVVHLDDFTAGISRSFFTAASLEFHRLEGSLRAL
- a CDS encoding LLM class oxidoreductase codes for the protein MSTPLATLRRGGLSIGVELPLDNDWSPAGDAERQRDGRRPGVPDLEHHAVLARLTDTLGFRALWVRDVPVYDPSFGDAAQVFETFSYLGYLAGVTRDILLGTAAVVLPLREPLLTLKSAATIQELSGGRLLLGVASGDRPVEYPLFGRDFESRGASFREQVALLRDGARGHLPAGLDVLPAARTPTPLFVAGLAQQTPAWIGAHMDGCLAYPGTPDDHARRAGAWRAVAGDKPYVTFFHLDLAADPHEPLQRHRFGARTGRHALIAELAALRAAGVAHIGLHFRRNRRPLDETLAEIASEVLPHFHRGEAAATIAPDAETAA